The Aspergillus chevalieri M1 DNA, chromosome 5, nearly complete sequence genome includes a region encoding these proteins:
- the fphA gene encoding putative sensor histidine kinase/response regulator (COG:L;~EggNog:ENOG410Q177;~InterPro:IPR001789,IPR035965,IPR003594,IPR003661, IPR016132,IPR036890,IPR013515,IPR036097,IPR043150, IPR011006,IPR003018,IPR013654,IPR004358,IPR029016, IPR005467;~PFAM:PF00360,PF00512,PF02518,PF08446,PF00072, PF01590;~go_function: GO:0000155 - phosphorelay sensor kinase activity [Evidence IEA];~go_function: GO:0005515 - protein binding [Evidence IEA];~go_function: GO:0016772 - transferase activity, transferring phosphorus-containing groups [Evidence IEA];~go_process: GO:0000160 - phosphorelay signal transduction system [Evidence IEA];~go_process: GO:0006355 - regulation of transcription, DNA-templated [Evidence IEA];~go_process: GO:0007165 - signal transduction [Evidence IEA];~go_process: GO:0009584 - detection of visible light [Evidence IEA];~go_process: GO:0016310 - phosphorylation [Evidence IEA];~go_process: GO:0018298 - protein-chromophore linkage [Evidence IEA]) has protein sequence MTSPEKAGVNEAPPDQSPNRLTPPTQPTLQRENSFDGTDIVYPIRSVVSVDPTSQNSEPVPSHPASPIRDGVRRYSIIDANTWDQMQSRARTDSVNDPPKPINATENPDLDEPEYQRRSSEATEESLPVINPEHPQNPEILEGTSLVTSRFEHVITERGHAVATGPGAPFQPCEDEPIHIPGAVQSFGVLVVIREEAGDQYLVRIASENSKDLLGYSPNELFALQNFCDILRDDQADDLLDHIDFIRDDSFDPSVDGPEVFLLSIKQPSRRSRKFWCAIHRCPADPSLIICEFELEDDQINPLNVSGRGSPASPSATLGLAPTPEQLAASTSSMSQPLRTLRNARRRRGEAAAMEVFSILTQIQDQLARTETLESLLNTATGLVKELTGFHRVLIYQFDLNWNGTVVAELVDPRASVDLYKGLHFPAMDIPRQARDLYRVNKVRLLYDRDQTTSRLVCRTAKDLETPLDMTHAYLRAMSPIHIKYLANMEIRASMSISINGFNELWGLISCHSYGKSGMRVSFPIRKMCRLVGDTVSRNIERLSYSTRLQARKLINTAPTDANPSGYIIASSDDLLKLFGADYGALCIRDETKLLGKLTHSQEILALLEYLKLRQINSVLASHHVTKDFPDLRYPPGFKHISGLLYVPLSTSGTDFMVFFRRRRLTEIKWAGNPYDKKVVDGYLQPRKSFQTWCETILDQSREWTETDVETAAVLCLVYGKFIKVWRQKEAAMENSQLTQLLLANSAHEVRTPLNAIINYLEIAMEGSLDTETRDNLTKSYSASKSLIYVINDLLDLTNIEKGQNLIKDESFDLPQTIKQAAEMFEGEAKRKGISFNVHSHPGLPTAVVGDQRRIRQVISNLISNAMQHTSTGGITVEVWRAPSQPDNSDVMIEMVVVDTGSGMSQDTLEALFQQLEQVGSMDDEEGQDHLPSLEGQEKRVLGLGLALVARIVRNLQGQLGVRSKEGKGSRFKISLQFPVPEGTTSTADSDPRPPSRMAETTAPFQHQQEIMLVDRNRSLDRSRRQSAESNRSGQSGSSAQSNRSEADRLISAMQEPLLVRSASEGGATRTQQLDANDPLIPKPRKTTSSSVAATPTTEFAPGPDIRTTVPPVSNMPPGQTTVKDFGVPLGAIRVPEQDVERPPSPPKLVDGEPAPALGSPEKVPDKAPQQKAAVADRFNVLVAEDDPINSKIIQKRLEKLGHKVHLTPNGEACAGAYRADCKNFDIVLMDIQMPIVDGMQSTRLIREFEKETALDSLSEIAKLNGQVPIFAVSASLLEKDAPTYIETGFDGWIMKPIDFNRLNIFLQGLQDDETRNSTTYHQGEWEKGGWFAPRKA, from the exons ATGACGTCTCCGGAGAAAGCTGGTGTTAACGAGGCACCGCCAGATCAAAGCCCAAATCGTCTCACACCCCCCACCCAACCAACACTCCAGCGCGAAAACAGCTTCGATGGCACAGATATCGTCTATCCTATACGCTCTGTCGTCTCGGTTGATCCAACTTCACAGAATTCTGAGCCAGTCCCATCTCATCCGGCCTCGCCTATCAGGGATGGCGTTCGTCGGTACTCTATAATCGATGCGAACACTTGGGACCAGATGCAGTCTCGAGCCAGGACGGATTCTGTGAACGATCCCCCCAAGCCGATCAATGCGACAGAAAACCCCGACCTTGACGAACCGGAATACCAACGTCGCAGTTCCGAGGCGACTGAAGAGAGTCTCCCGGTTATCAATCCGGAACATCCACAAAATCCAGAAATCCTCGAAGGAACCAGTCTTGTTACCTCACGATTCGAGCATGTGATTACAGAGCGCGGCCATGCTGTCGCCACGGGACCGGGTGCCCCATTCCAGCCTTGCGAGGACGAACCGATCCATATCCCTGGTGCAGTACAGAGCTTTGGTGTGTTAGTGGTTATCCGTGAGGAAGCGGGCGACCAGTACCTCGTCCGCATCGCTAGCGAGAATTCCAAGGATCTTCTTGGGTATTCCCCGAACGAGTTATTCGCCCTTCAAAATTTCTGTGATATCCTCAGAGACGACCAAGCTGATGACCTTTTGGACCACATTGATTTTATTCGCGACGATTCGTTCGACCCCAGTGTGGACGGCCCCGAAGTATTCCTCTTGTCCATCAAACAGCCCTCGCGACGCTCTCGCAAGTTCTGGTGTGCCATCCATCGCTGTCCAGCCGATCCCAGTCTGATAATTTGTGAATTTGAATTGGAGGATGACCAGATCAATCCACTGAATGTTTCTGGTCGCGGATCGCCAGCATCGCCCAGCGCGACTCTGGGGTTGGCACCGACCCCAGAGCAGCTAGCAGCTAGCACCAGCAGCATGAGCCAGCCCTTGCGCACACTGCGCAATGCTCGTCGGCGGAGGGGAGAGGCGGCCGCCATGGAAGTGTTCAGCATCCTCACCCAGATCCAAGATCAGCTGGCCCGCACAGAGACGCTTGAGTCTTTACTGAACACAGCGACCGGACTGGTGAAAGAGTTGACCGGCTTCCATCGGGTTCTGATTTATCAATTTGATCTGAATTGGAACGGCACCGTCGTGGCCGAACTGGTTGACCCCAGAGCTTCCGTCGATCTATATAAAGGTCTCCATTTCCCCGCCATGGACATTCCCAGACAGGCTCGTGATCTGTACCGGGTTAACAAGGTTCGACTACTATATGACCGTGATCAGACAACGTCGCGACTCGTCTGTCGGACAGCCAAAGATCTGGAGACACCGCTGGACATGACCCATGCCTATCTGCGTGCGATGTCTCCAATTCACATAAAGTATCTGGCAAATATGGAAATCCGCGCATCTATGTCAATCAGTATCAACGGGTTCAATGAGCTTTGGGGTTTGATATCGTGCCACTCGTATGGAAAGTCTGGCATGAGAGTGTCATTCCCCATCAGAAAGATGTGCCGGTTGGTTGGAGATACCGTCTCGCGAAACATCGAGCGTCTGTCCTATTCGACTCGGCTTCAGGCACGTAAATTAATCAATACCGCCCCAACCGATGCAAACCCTTCCGGATACATCATCGCCTCGTCGGACGATCTACTCAAATTATTCGGTGCTGACTACGGTGCTCTGTGTATTCGAGACGAGACGAAACTATTGGGCAAACTCACTCACTCTCAGGAGATCCTGGCCTTGTTGGAGTATCTGAAGTTGCGCCAGATCAACTCCGTCCTTGCCTCGCATCATGTCACCAAAGACTTCCCTGACTTGCGCTATCCTCCAGGGTTCAAGCATATTTCAGGTTTGCTTTATGTACCTCTATCTACAAGCGGAACGGACTTCATGGTCTTTTTCCGTCGCCGCCGCTTGACAGAAATCAAATGGGCGGGTAATCCATACGACAAGAAAGTCGTGGATGGGTACCTACAGCCACGAAAGAGTTTCCAGACCTGGTGCGAAACTATTCTCGATCAATCCCGGGAATGGACCGAGACCGATGTGGAAACAGCGGCGGTGCTGTGTTTGGTGTACGGAAAGTTCATCAAAGTGTGGCGACAGAAGGAAGCGGCCATGGAGAACTCGCAGCTCACGCAGCTCCTGTTGGCCAATTCGGCCCACGAAGTTCGGACCCCTTTGAATGCTATTATTAACTACCTCGAAATTGCAATGGAAGGTTCATTGGACACCGAGACCCGAGACAACCTGACCAAGTCTTACTCTGCTTCCAAATCGCTGATCTACGTCATCAACGACTTGCTCGATCTGACCAACATCGAGAAGGGGCAGAATCTTATCAAGGATGAGTCTTTCGACCTGCCTCAGACGATCAAACAGGCCGCAGAGATGTTCGAAGGTGAAGCCAAACGCAAGGGAATCTCTTTCAATGTCCACTCTCACCCCGGACTCCCGACTGCAGTCGTAGGAGATCAGCGGCGCATTCGTCAAGTGATCTCTAATCTCATTTCGAATGCCATGCAGCATACCTCGACCGGGGGCATTACTGTCGAGGTCTGGCGCGCGCCATCCCAGCCCGACAATAGCGATGTGATGATTGAAATGGTGGTCGTGGACACCGGTTCGGGGATGTCTCAAGACACCCTCGAGGCATTATTCCAGCAGCTCGAGCAGGTGGGGTCAATGGATGAcgaagaaggccaagatcACCTCCCTTCCCTGGAAGGGCAAGAGAAACGGGTGCTTGGCTTGGGACTCGCGTTGGTGGCTCGGATCGTCCGCAACCTACAAGGACAGCTGGGCGTGCGGTCCAAAGAGGGCAAAGGCAGTCGTTTCAAGATCTCGTTGCAGTTCCCTGTTCCAGAGGGTACAACTTCGACAGCTGATAGCGATCCTCGTCCTCCCAGTCGGATGGCGGAGACGACGGCTCCGttccagcaccagcaagAGATCATGCTGGTGGATAGGAACCGCTCACTGGATCGCTCACGCCGTCAAAGCGCCGAGAGCAACCGCAGCGGACAGAGCGGTAGCAGCGCGCAGAGTAACCGGAGTGAAGCCGATCGCCTGATCAGCGCCATGCAAGAGCCGCTGTTGGTCCGTAGCGCCAGCGAGGGCGGCGCTACACGAACTCAGCAGCTGGATGCGAATGATCCCTTGATTCCTAAACCGCGAAAGACTACTAGCAGCTCTGTCGCGGCAACACCCACCACGGAGTTTGCTCCTGGTCCTGATATTCGCACGACCGTCCCCCCTGTTTCGAACATGCCGCCGGGCCAGACAACTGTGAAGGATTTTGGAGTGCCATTGGGTGCTATTCGAGTACCTGAACAGGATGTTGAGAGGCCGCCATCACCTCCTAAGCTGGTGGATGGGGAGCCTGCGCCGGCACTAGGTTCGCCTGAGAAGGTACCCGACAAAGCCCCGCAACAAAAGGCTGCTGTTGCGGACAGATTCAACGTGCTGGTGGCAGAGGATGATCCCATCAACAGCAAGATTATCCAAAAGCGGTTGGAGAAACTGGGTCATAAGGTGCATCTGACTCCCAATGGGGAGGCATGTGCTGGTGCATATCGTGCGGATTGTAAGAACTTCGACATCGTTCTTATGGACATTCAG ATGCCCATCGTTGACGGTATGCAATCGACACGACTAATCCGCGAGTTCGAAAAAGAGACTGCCCTAGACTCGTTATCCGAAATCGCAAAACTAAACGGCCAGGTGCCTATCTTTGCAGTTTCTGCATCTTTACTCGAGAAAGACGCGCCAACATATATCGAAACCGGTTTCGACGGTTGGATCATGAAACCTATCGATTTCAATCGATTGAATATCTTCTTGCAGGGCCTTCAGGATGATGAAACCCGGAATAGTACTACTTATCACCAAGGCGAATGGGAGAAGGGGGGTTGGTTTGCCCCTAGGAAGGCGTag
- the GIT1 gene encoding plasma membrane permease, mediates uptake of glycerophosphoinositol and glycerophosphocholine (COG:P;~EggNog:ENOG410PGDX;~InterPro:IPR020846,IPR005828,IPR036259;~TransMembrane:10 (o79-98i105-127o133-153i174-201o207-229i250-272o300-321i328-349o355-380i423-442o);~go_component: GO:0016021 - integral component of membrane [Evidence IEA];~go_function: GO:0022857 - transmembrane transporter activity [Evidence IEA];~go_process: GO:0055085 - transmembrane transport [Evidence IEA]) → MTEQERRGDDQKNAVVVGTDVENSPTRYQPTRWQSNITIASCYIANFSDGYQNGLANPTNVIFKHLLGTDFTSEMKTRISNSLLIGAIIGIIVLGYASDMFSRRAGLLFTSSLVAIGTLMATVAMSVHPTMNMLWYFVVVRGIAGFGVGGEYPPSAAAGIEETDEFMRRYRGPMFVSFTTLMATLASPILMIIYLITLVASNNNLTIAFHAIYSIATILPVIIIAMRVFMADSTLFHYSNFKRQRKSPRLILLLLRRYWWRITTTSLAFFLYDFINFPNSIMSSTIISSLVKDNNVRTTAIWQVILAVLPVPGVLVGAWLTNLIGRRWTGIAGFAGYVVLGFVIGGTYTKLSQHIAAFVVLYGLLQAFGHMGPGATIGLICSESFPTAMRGMGYGIAEAFGRAGAAVGTQCFTPLQDWAGDSATFYLAGAVAVVGMCVYWLLPESGGLDLEEEDKVLRFWLEERGFTVDGGS, encoded by the exons ATGACGGAGCAAGAGCGTCGCGGAGATGACCAGAAAAACGCGGTCGTCGTTGGCACTGATGTCGAGAATTCTCCCACGCGCTACCAGCCGACGAGATGGCAGAGCAATATCACCATCGCGAGCTGT TACATCGCCAACTTCAGCGATGGTTATCAAAACGGCCTCGCCAATCCCACCAATGTCATCTTCAAGCATCTGCTCGGCACCGACTTCACCTCCGAGATGAAGACGCGGATTAGCAACTCGCTGCTCATCGGCGCGATAATTGGTATTATTGTTTTGGGATATGCATCGGATATGTTCTCGCGACGGGCTGGACTGCTATTCACATCGTCGCTTGTGGCCATTGGCACACTGATGGCAACCGTCGCAATGTCAGTACACCCAACGATGAACATGCTGTGGTATTTCGTCGTCGTGCGCGGTATCGCAGGTTTCGGCGTTGGGGGTGAATATCCCCCCAGCGCAGCAGCAGGAATCGAAGAAACAGACGAATTTATGCGCCGATATCGTGGGCCCATGTTCGTCTCGTTCACCACGCTCATGGCCACCCTCGCCAGCCCCATCCTCATGATCATCTACCTAATCACGCTAGTCGCaagcaacaacaacctcaCCATCGCTTTCCACGCCATCTACTCCATCGCCACCATCCTCCCAGTGATCATCATTGCCATGCGCGTTTTCATGGCCGACTCGACGCTCTTTCACTACTCGAATTTCAAACGCCAGCGCAAATCCCCGCGTCTGattctcctcctcctgcGGAGGTACTGGTGGCGCATCACAACCACCTCGCTGGCTTTCTTCCTCTACGACTTCATCAACTTCCCCAACAGCATCATGTCGagcaccatcatctcctccCTGGTCAAGGATAACAACGTCCGCACAACAGCTATCTGGCAGGTGATTCTCGCCGTCCTCCCAGTGCCCGGCGTGCTGGTGGGCGCCTGGCTAACGAACCTCATCGGCCGGCGCTGGACCGGTATCGCCGGGTTCGCCGGGTACGTCGTCCTGGGATTCGTTATCGGAGGTACATACACCAAACTATCGCAACACATCGCCGCATTCGTCGTCTTGTATGGGTTACTGCAGGCATTTGGTCACATGGGCCCCGGGGCAACAATCGGCCTCATATGCTCCGAGTCCTTCCCTACAGCCATGCGAGGCATGGGCTATGGCATTGCAGAGGCATTCGGGCGTGCCGGGGCCGCGGTTGGAACACAGTGTTTCACACCATTGCAGGACTGGGCGGGCGATAGCGCGACATTTTATCTTGCTGGTGCGGTGGCTGTTGTTGGAATGTGTGTCTATTGGCTCTTGCCGGAGAGTGGGGGGTTggatttggaggaggaggataagGTGTTGAGGTTTTGGTTGGAGGAGAGGGGTTTTACGGTTGATGGCGGGAGCTAG
- a CDS encoding uncharacterized protein (COG:S;~EggNog:ENOG410PYQE) yields MAVTIHRGPYITIPANTSPGLQFLKSFLPALDCLDPISQPVAPFLHPDALVYVGSNPPSRGRQVVPLLEVRSKHLSAFHHDMEIAWDIVPEGSDGRTRTVMFQATSVTVFRNDPDQFAVRVEEFNVLELKERSKELGPGQEREGQLELDFQVVEMRTYLDARPVQDRAANLHRETAFGGGKPVD; encoded by the coding sequence ATGGCAGTTACCATACACCGCGGGCCGTATATAACAATCCCCGCGAACACCTCCCCTGGCCTCCAATTCCTCAAATCCTTCCTCCCCGCCCTAGACTGCCTAGACCCAATCAGCCAACCCGTCGCCCCGTTCCTACACCCCGATGCCCTCGTCTACGTGGGCAGCAACCCGCCCAGCAGAGGTCGCCAGGTAGTCCCGCTCCTCGAAGTGCGCAGCAAACACCTCTCCGCGTTCCACCATGACATGGAGATCGCCTGGGACATCGTTCCGGAGGGATCTGACGGGCGCACACGAACGGTGATGTTCCAAGCGACCAGTGTGACGGTGTTCCGGAACGATCCGGATCAGTTTGCAGTGCGGGTGGAGGAGTTTAATGTTCTGGAGTTGAAGGAGAGATCAAAGGAGTTAGGGCCGGGGCAGGAACGGGAAGGTCAGTTGGAATTGGACTTTCAGGTCGTGGAGATGCGGACCTATCTTGATGCTCGGCCGGTGCAGGATCGAGCGGCGAACTTGCATCGGGAGACTGCATTTGGGGGGGGGAAGCCCGTCGATTGA
- a CDS encoding GMC family oxidoreductase (CAZy:AA3;~COG:E;~EggNog:ENOG410PKC0;~InterPro:IPR012132,IPR036188,IPR000172,IPR007867;~PFAM:PF05199,PF00732;~go_function: GO:0016614 - oxidoreductase activity, acting on CH-OH group of donors [Evidence IEA];~go_function: GO:0050660 - flavin adenine dinucleotide binding [Evidence IEA];~go_process: GO:0055114 - oxidation-reduction process [Evidence IEA]): protein MASETWDFIVVGGGPAGCSIASSLSRSPKRSKVLLIEAGSRRDEKHLRVDGQRWSTYRNASLNWGYKTVPQEHCNGREIDYSRGKALGGSTVINFCVYAFGARDDYDHWADVVGDDIFKWDRIHARFRNLETFNGTIVDPAHAKYASPRPEDHGSSGPLHVGYAPEWEQDLPLIIDAFIKAGLPQSSDHNSGNPIGLTLAVNTAHKGVRVTAADLLGNAPDNLTVITDAPVQRVLLEGKKTVGVESLGKKFMASKEVILSTGTLDTPKILMHSGIGPAEQLQKFQIPVIQDLPAVGQGLQDHFSTSLTFQRNPNTNDRNIFFKDPIAMEHAMEEWENSGRGPWARHSCQLGIGWFKSDIVPTMPEFKALPTSVQEFLQRPTIPHYEIIPNSPLHMFMPEAVKDYSYTCVSGYLMNPQSRGEVRLQSSNPDEPLLFDPKFLSHTYDRAACIAVSRHLLDICNHPAFQRDTVSTLMAPASDSDEDILEYWKANLFSIWHMTGTVKMGRQDDAGKEAAVDSRFRVFGIEKLRVADMSVVPVITSNHTQATAYVTGTTCAEVLKEEYKLDN from the exons ATGGCATCAGAAACGTGGGATttcatcgtcgtcggag GCGGCCCTGCCGGCTGTAGCATCGCTTCTTCCCTATCTCGCTCCCCCAAACGTTCCAAAGTCCTCCTAATTGAAGCTGGATCCCGGCGTGACGAGAAACACCTGAGAGTCGACGGTCAGCGGTGGAGCACCTACCGCAACGCATCCCTCAACTGGGGCTATAAAACAGTTCCTCAAGAACACTGCAACGGCCGTGAAATTGACTACTCCCGCGGCAAGGCTCTGGGTGGAAGTACTGTTATCAATTTTTGCGTTTACGCCTTTGGCGCTCGTGATGATTATGACCATTGGGCAGATGTAGTGGGTGATGATATTTTCAAATGGGATCGTATCCACGCGCGGTTCAGGAATCTAGAGACATTCAACGGGACTATCGTTGATCCTGCCCATGCGAAATATGCATCACCACGGCCAGAAGATCATGGGAGTAGTGGCCCTTTGCATGTGGGATATGCGCCGGAGTGGGAGCAGGATTTGCCATTGATAATTGATGCCTTCATTAAGGCTGGGTTGCCTCAAAGTTCGGATCATAATTCTGGAAATCCGATTGGGTTGACACTGGCTGTTAACACTGCTCATAAGGGAGTGAGGGTGACGGCAGCAGATCTGCTGGGGAACGCGCCTGATAACTTGACAGTTATCACTGACGCTCCGGTGCAAAGGGTGCTGCTGGAGGGCAAGAAAACAGTTGGCGTGGAGTCTCTGGGGAAAAAAT TCATGGCATCAAAGGAGGTCATTCTCTCCACTGGCACGCTGGACACCCCAAAAATCTTGATGCACTCGGGCATCGGACCAGCTGAACAACTTCAAAAGTTCCAAATCCCAGTCATACAAGACCTCCCTGCCGTTGGCCAGGGACTACAAGACCACTTCAGCACGTCGCTAACCTTTCAACGCAATCCCAACACCAATGACCGCAACATCTTCTTCAAAGACCCAATTGCCATGGAACACGCCATGGAAGAATGGGAGAACAGTGGCAGAGGCCCATGGGCACGCCACTCGTGTCAGTTAGGAATCGGCTGGTTCAAATCTGACATCGTCCCAACCATGCCAGAGTTCAAAGCCCTCCCCACTTCTGTCCAGGAGTTTCTCCAGCGTCCTACCATCCCTCACTATGAGATCATCCCCAACTCCCCGCTACACATGTTCATGCCCGAAGCAGTGAAGGACTACAGCTACACCTGCGTGTCGGGGTACCTAATGAACCCGCAATCCCGCGGCGAAGTCCGGCTGCAATCGTCCAACCCCGACGAGCCACTGCTCTTCGATCCCAAGTTCCTATCGCACACCTACGACCGCGCCGCTTGTATCGCGGTCTCCCGACACCTGCTTGACATCTGCAACCATCCAGCCTTCCAGAGAGACACCGTCTCGACGCTTATGGCTCCTGCGTCGGATTCGGACGAGGATATCCTCGAGTACTGGAAAGCCAACCTCTTTTCCATCTGGCACATGACTGGCACCGTCAAGATGGGGAGACAGGATGACGCGGGTAAGGAAGCGGCGGTGGATAGTCGGTTCCGGGTGTTTGGGATTGAGAAGCTGCGGGTTGCGGATATGAGTGTGGTGCCGGTGATAACCAGTAATCATACGCAAGCGACGGCGTACGTCACGGGAACTACTTGTGCGGAGGTGTTGAAGGAGGAGTATAAATTAGATAACTAG
- a CDS encoding uncharacterized protein (COG:S;~EggNog:ENOG410PNVX;~TransMembrane:6 (o23-49i56-75o81-102i126-151o171-191i203-224o)): MAIAESLSYPPEGLLHGYQGDNVAIKACLIVFSAIAWYNAVELIILIFLTFNRYSGLYFWSMFLSTTIGVIFHAIGFLFEFFTIGPIGLAVTLATIGWYFMVPGQSFVLYSRLHLVEQSPVVLRRVFYLIVFSAIVILIPTTVLTYCTVYVRNPASIKGYNVMERLELTWFCAQEILIASIYIFQTINILRLRPEKELHRSKLMYELIAINLVMIFLDIALLVLEYVGLYTLQTTLKAAVYSVKLKLEFGVLGKLVSLVHTHRSDLTSSEYDEFPNFVDPAQLTGDVTHAAPVQDERRQSRPAWGRVSVDSVPASERRGRPSFSLETARPP, from the coding sequence ATGGCCATAGCCGAATCGCTTTCTTACCCTCCCGAGGGTCTCCTCCATGGATACCAAGGGGATAATGTGGCCATCAAAGCTTGTCTGATTGTGTTCAGTGCCATTGCCTGGTACAACGCAGTCGAACTTATCATCCTGATCTTTCTCACATTCAATCGCTACAGCGGTCTCTACTTCTGGTCCATGTTCTTGTCTACCACTATCGGTGTCATTTTTCATGCAATCGGTTTCTTGTTTGAATTCTTCACCATCGGTCCTATTGGACTAGCGGTGACACTCGCCACCATTGGATGGTACTTTATGGTTCCAGGCCAGTCCTTTGTTCTCTATTCTCGCCTACATTTGGTCGAACAAAGTCCCGTTGTGTTGCGGCGCGTATTTTACCTCATCGTCTTCAGCGCCATCGTGATTCTCATTCCAACCACGGTCCTCACCTACTGCACCGTCTATGTCCGCAACCCAGCCTCTATCAAGGGCTACAATGTCATGGAACGCCTCGAACTCACGTGGTTCTGTGCGCAGGAAATTTTGATTGCCAGCATCTACATTTtccagaccatcaacatacTACGCCTGCGGCCGGAGAAGGAGCTTCATCGGAGCAAATTGATGTACGAGTTGATCGCTATCAATCTGGTGATGATCTTCTTGGATATTGCGCTTCTTGTGTTGGAATACGTCGGTCTCTACACCCTGCAGACAACCTTGAAGGCTGCCGTGTACAGCGTCAAACTCAAGTTGGAATTCGGCGTGCTGGGCAAGCTGGTCTCGCTCGTGCATACCCACCGTTCCGATCTCACATCCTCCGAATACGACGAGTTCCCGAATTTCGTTGACCCAGCTCAGTTGACCGGTGATGTCACCCATGCAGCTCCGGTGCAGGACGAGAGACGGCAATCGCGGCCAGCGTGGGGACGTGTGTCCGTGGACAGTGTTCCAGCTTCAGAACGTCGGGGCCGTCCGTCATTTTCGCTTGAGACCGCTCGACCACCGTGA